From Zhongshania aliphaticivorans, one genomic window encodes:
- the cysC gene encoding adenylyl-sulfate kinase — MTEVKATNVHWHDGEVSREDRNALLKQKGATLWFTGLSGSGKSTVAVALEKALMEKGHLCYRLDGDNIRLGINKNLGFSAEDRTENIRRIGEISKLFVDTGVIVLSSFVSPYRADRDIVRELHVAGDMDFIEVHVDVPLAVAEERDPKGLYKKARAGEIKNFTGIDDPYEAPLKPELVLNSHEQSLEEEVAVLLEMMTARGII, encoded by the coding sequence ATGACTGAAGTTAAAGCGACCAATGTACATTGGCACGACGGCGAAGTAAGCCGTGAAGACCGAAACGCATTGTTAAAACAAAAAGGCGCCACCTTGTGGTTTACCGGTCTGTCTGGCAGCGGTAAAAGCACGGTCGCCGTTGCTCTAGAAAAGGCGCTGATGGAAAAAGGTCATCTCTGCTACCGTTTAGACGGTGACAATATTCGCTTGGGTATTAACAAAAACTTGGGCTTTAGCGCCGAAGATCGCACTGAAAACATCCGTCGTATTGGCGAAATCTCTAAGTTGTTTGTCGACACCGGCGTTATTGTATTGTCGAGCTTTGTTAGCCCTTACCGCGCGGATCGCGATATTGTTCGTGAACTGCACGTGGCGGGTGATATGGACTTCATCGAAGTTCATGTTGATGTACCGCTGGCCGTCGCCGAAGAGCGCGACCCCAAAGGTCTGTACAAAAAAGCCCGCGCTGGCGAAATTAAAAACTTCACGGGTATCGACGATCCCTACGAAGCGCCACTCAAGCCTGAACTGGTATTAAACAGCCACGAGCAGAGCTTGGAAGAAGAAGTGGCCGTGCTGCTGGAAATGATGACCGCGCGCGGAATAATTTAA
- a CDS encoding DUF1214 domain-containing protein has product MADNSVDEVVSGEIWDQFCDELKAAGQQILRAEAPSDAFNRAEGWRYLTRLTRIGLDMFMECSDRDFPTFYRPSHETAKIGADNPDNIYLRAEINGMNDYRISGSRGTVAYLGFIAIAGGYEEADGNMRSVASLDTHSGLAVNADGSVEVILSRHPQAGNWLKITDDTLAVLVRETFLDRNTEVFADLKIERLNADGVKPAPLQAKQLAESLRKTTAFVKGTANLFADWAQDFKAHPNSLPPADQAYCQKLGGDPNIFYYHGYFTLADDEVLLIEVDRIPECDNWNFQLNNYWMESLEYRYVQIHLNKHTAHYRPDGGVSIVVGAADPNCVNWLDTTGHREGTMAFRWIGAAEHPQPQCRVVKIDELPPLIQAS; this is encoded by the coding sequence ATGGCAGACAATTCAGTCGATGAGGTCGTCAGCGGCGAAATTTGGGATCAATTTTGTGACGAGTTGAAGGCGGCGGGGCAGCAAATTCTTCGGGCTGAAGCGCCAAGCGATGCCTTTAATCGCGCTGAAGGCTGGCGTTACTTAACGCGCTTGACCCGTATTGGCCTCGATATGTTTATGGAGTGCAGTGACCGCGATTTTCCGACATTTTATCGGCCTTCTCATGAAACCGCGAAAATTGGCGCAGACAACCCAGACAATATTTATCTGCGCGCCGAAATCAATGGCATGAACGACTATCGCATTAGCGGCAGTCGGGGCACGGTCGCGTATTTGGGATTTATTGCGATTGCAGGGGGCTACGAAGAGGCCGATGGCAATATGCGTTCGGTGGCATCGCTTGATACCCACAGTGGCTTGGCGGTCAATGCCGACGGCAGTGTGGAGGTGATTTTGTCGCGGCATCCGCAGGCGGGCAATTGGCTTAAAATTACCGACGACACGCTTGCTGTTTTGGTGCGCGAAACCTTTTTAGACCGGAACACCGAGGTGTTTGCCGATCTTAAAATTGAGCGCCTTAACGCTGATGGCGTAAAGCCTGCGCCCTTGCAAGCAAAGCAGCTCGCAGAAAGTTTGCGTAAGACCACCGCCTTTGTGAAGGGCACAGCGAACTTGTTCGCAGACTGGGCGCAAGACTTTAAGGCGCACCCAAACTCCCTGCCACCAGCCGATCAGGCTTATTGCCAGAAACTTGGTGGTGATCCCAATATTTTTTACTACCACGGCTATTTTACGTTGGCAGATGACGAGGTCTTATTGATTGAGGTAGATCGTATTCCGGAATGCGACAACTGGAATTTTCAGTTGAATAATTATTGGATGGAGTCTCTGGAATATCGCTATGTGCAAATTCATCTTAATAAGCATACCGCGCATTATCGGCCTGATGGCGGCGTCAGTATAGTTGTTGGCGCAGCAGATCCGAACTGCGTTAACTGGTTAGATACCACCGGTCATCGCGAGGGGACGATGGCATTTCGGTGGATAGGCGCTGCAGAGCACCCTCAGCCGCAGTGCCGAGTGGTAAAAATTGATGAATTGCCGCCGCTAATTCAGGCTTCGTGA
- a CDS encoding sulfurtransferase TusA family protein: protein MTHIDIYLDASGLDCPLPLLKAKQALNRMAAGQVLEVLATDVGSWRDFEVFAKQSGHTLLLSEEQDASYRYLFRKK, encoded by the coding sequence ATGACGCATATTGATATCTATTTAGACGCCAGCGGCTTAGATTGTCCGCTGCCCTTGTTAAAAGCTAAACAGGCGCTTAACCGCATGGCTGCAGGTCAGGTACTTGAGGTGCTCGCCACCGATGTTGGTTCTTGGCGGGATTTTGAGGTGTTTGCCAAGCAAAGTGGCCATACCTTGCTACTCAGCGAAGAGCAGGATGCTAGCTATCGTTACTTGTTCAGAAAGAAATAG
- a CDS encoding molybdopterin oxidoreductase family protein has protein sequence MSASKTHFRTCNLCEAMCGIAIKVDDGVITSIKGDEDDSFSRGHICPKAIALKDLYEDPDRIRRPLHKVDGEWQELSWDDALDKVAARIASLQAEHGNDAFGVYLGNPNVHNTGSILMSGGLLRALKTKNKFSATSVDQLPHHIVCWKLFGHQLRIPVPDIDNTDHFLMFGANPLASNGSIMSVADVKQRLKDVRKRGKLVVVDPRRTATAELADAHHFVRPGSDVLVLLAMLNVLFTEGLVNTGSITEYLDQDPADLAASFAEFSPEKIAPLTGMSAEVIRSMVHDFCAASKPVMYGRLGVSVQEFGTLTQYLIMLFNILTGRLDSVGGLMFTKPAVDILAQSGRGHMGRYHSRVRGLPEFNGELPVATLAEEITTPGAGQIKGMMLIAGNPVLSTPNGEQLDRAFEKLDLLVAVDFYINESSRHADFILPPVSPLEREHYDVTFNVLAVRNNARYAEALFPRPKDGRHDWEILLGLRDRLQPAHSIKEKLARNTMRRMGPSGLLNVLLRKGPYGGGKNPFAGLSLSKLKKSPHGVDLGALKPASGAISHHADRKVHLEPAFFLKDLARVNTRFFNRDTGGDKLLLIGRRDVRSNNSWLHNSHRLVKGKDRCTVLINPEDARHLNIQDGQQLRVSSRVGSIELAAAISDEMMLGVVSIPHGWGHHRSGTQWLEAEAHAGVSVNDLTDEMHLDELSGNAVLNGVPVTLQAI, from the coding sequence ATGTCCGCCAGCAAAACCCATTTCCGCACCTGCAATTTATGTGAAGCCATGTGTGGCATTGCCATCAAGGTTGACGACGGCGTTATTACCTCAATAAAAGGCGATGAAGACGACAGCTTTAGTCGCGGCCATATTTGCCCCAAAGCGATTGCCCTCAAAGACTTATATGAAGATCCCGACCGTATTCGTCGGCCCTTGCATAAAGTGGATGGCGAGTGGCAGGAGCTGAGCTGGGACGACGCGCTGGATAAAGTGGCGGCGCGAATTGCCAGCCTGCAGGCCGAGCACGGCAACGACGCCTTCGGTGTGTACTTAGGCAACCCCAATGTTCATAACACCGGCTCAATTCTGATGAGTGGCGGCTTATTGCGAGCCTTGAAGACCAAAAACAAGTTCTCGGCGACGTCGGTCGACCAGCTGCCTCACCATATTGTGTGCTGGAAGCTGTTTGGGCATCAGTTACGGATTCCCGTGCCAGATATTGATAATACTGACCATTTTTTGATGTTCGGTGCAAACCCCTTGGCGTCTAACGGCAGCATAATGAGTGTTGCGGATGTTAAACAGCGCCTTAAAGATGTGCGTAAACGGGGTAAGTTGGTGGTCGTTGACCCCCGTCGCACTGCGACGGCAGAACTCGCCGACGCACATCATTTTGTGCGACCAGGCAGTGATGTTTTGGTGTTGCTCGCAATGCTCAATGTCTTGTTTACAGAGGGTTTGGTCAACACGGGTAGTATAACTGAGTACCTAGACCAAGATCCCGCTGACTTGGCGGCGAGCTTTGCGGAGTTTAGCCCTGAAAAGATTGCGCCGCTGACGGGAATGTCCGCTGAGGTTATTCGTAGCATGGTGCATGATTTTTGCGCGGCGTCCAAGCCGGTTATGTATGGGCGTTTAGGTGTGTCTGTTCAAGAGTTTGGCACTTTAACCCAGTATCTGATTATGCTTTTCAATATTCTGACTGGGCGCCTCGACAGCGTTGGTGGACTGATGTTTACCAAGCCCGCTGTTGATATTTTAGCGCAGAGTGGCCGTGGGCATATGGGCCGCTACCACAGCAGAGTGCGGGGCCTGCCTGAATTTAATGGTGAGTTGCCAGTAGCAACACTTGCTGAGGAAATCACCACGCCGGGCGCGGGGCAGATCAAGGGCATGATGTTGATCGCCGGGAATCCGGTGTTGTCGACCCCCAATGGCGAGCAGCTTGATCGCGCCTTTGAGAAGTTAGATTTGCTGGTGGCTGTCGATTTTTATATCAATGAAAGTAGTCGCCACGCGGATTTTATTTTACCGCCAGTGAGCCCGCTGGAGCGCGAACACTACGATGTGACCTTTAATGTGCTGGCGGTGCGTAATAACGCGCGCTATGCCGAGGCGCTGTTCCCCCGGCCCAAAGACGGTCGTCACGACTGGGAAATATTGCTCGGTCTGCGGGACCGCTTGCAGCCTGCTCATAGCATCAAGGAAAAGCTTGCCCGCAATACCATGCGACGTATGGGCCCATCGGGCCTACTCAATGTCTTACTGCGCAAAGGGCCCTATGGTGGCGGTAAAAATCCATTTGCGGGGCTTAGCTTGAGTAAGTTAAAGAAATCACCCCACGGTGTGGATTTAGGGGCACTAAAACCGGCCTCTGGGGCGATTAGCCACCATGCGGATCGTAAGGTGCACCTCGAACCGGCGTTTTTCTTGAAAGACCTCGCGAGAGTGAACACTCGTTTCTTTAATCGCGATACCGGGGGTGACAAGCTTTTGCTTATTGGACGGCGGGATGTGCGCAGTAATAACTCTTGGTTACACAATAGCCATCGCTTAGTCAAAGGTAAGGATCGCTGCACTGTTTTAATAAATCCTGAAGATGCGCGGCATCTTAATATTCAAGATGGGCAGCAGCTGCGGGTTAGCTCGCGGGTGGGCAGCATTGAATTGGCGGCGGCGATTAGTGACGAGATGATGCTTGGCGTAGTGAGTATTCCCCACGGTTGGGGGCATCACCGCAGTGGCACCCAGTGGCTGGAAGCTGAGGCCCACGCGGGAGTTAGCGTGAATGATCTGACTGATGAAATGCATCTCGATGAATTGTCGGGCAATGCGGTATTGAACGGCGTACCAGTGACCCTGCAGGCGATTTAA
- a CDS encoding sulfotransferase family protein produces the protein MGTEQGNTTVAIPAVDLSVAALLREASEVTGLNDFGDDSFREPLAVLLKSLNDEANLNAGGRFGQYQRILNILINRLRVEAWIAKHPEILNEEILAPVVIIGLQRTGSTFFHRILAADKRFYAPLWYEVRNPAPELDWDFKTKDPRISSAEAEVAAMLAANPEIAAIHPMDPIAADEDILLLEHSFYSTVPDAFCNVPSYGKWNDENDNTPAYQYLKRLLQFLQWQKKRSGQQAACWLLKTPHHIHHIATLLKVFPDAKIVQTHRDPLQTIPSAASMNYNLWVLGSDDVDGKVVGEQWAAKYARGTLHTLQTRDRQPEAFLDVWYKDTVADPLSSVQKVYNFIGMELTEAAQLAMEQHQEDNRRDSRPAHEYTLAQFGLTEAGLKAQFAEYRQRFVV, from the coding sequence GTGGGTACAGAGCAAGGTAATACAACAGTGGCAATACCAGCGGTGGATTTAAGTGTGGCCGCGCTATTGCGTGAAGCCTCCGAGGTCACTGGTCTAAATGACTTTGGTGATGACTCTTTTCGTGAGCCATTGGCGGTATTGCTCAAGTCTTTAAATGACGAGGCAAACCTCAATGCTGGTGGTCGTTTTGGCCAATATCAGCGGATTTTGAATATTCTCATTAATCGACTGCGTGTGGAGGCCTGGATTGCTAAACACCCGGAAATATTGAACGAAGAGATCCTTGCGCCAGTGGTGATAATTGGCTTGCAGCGCACAGGTTCAACTTTTTTCCACCGCATACTTGCGGCGGACAAGCGGTTTTATGCGCCGTTGTGGTACGAAGTGCGAAATCCCGCGCCCGAATTAGATTGGGATTTTAAAACTAAAGACCCGCGTATCAGCTCGGCAGAGGCGGAAGTGGCCGCCATGTTGGCGGCAAATCCAGAAATTGCGGCTATTCACCCCATGGACCCGATAGCGGCGGATGAAGATATTTTATTATTGGAACACAGCTTTTATAGCACGGTACCCGATGCCTTTTGCAATGTGCCGAGTTACGGAAAATGGAACGACGAGAATGACAATACCCCAGCCTATCAGTACCTTAAGCGGCTGTTGCAGTTTTTGCAGTGGCAAAAAAAGCGCAGCGGCCAACAGGCGGCGTGTTGGTTGCTAAAAACCCCTCATCATATCCACCATATTGCGACCTTATTGAAGGTGTTTCCTGACGCCAAAATTGTGCAAACCCATCGCGACCCACTGCAAACTATACCCTCGGCCGCAAGTATGAATTACAACCTGTGGGTTTTGGGAAGTGATGATGTTGATGGCAAAGTGGTGGGGGAACAGTGGGCTGCGAAATACGCCAGAGGCACCTTACATACCTTGCAAACCCGTGATCGCCAACCCGAGGCGTTCTTGGATGTTTGGTATAAAGATACCGTTGCAGACCCCTTAAGCTCGGTTCAGAAAGTCTACAATTTTATTGGTATGGAACTTACCGAAGCGGCGCAGCTGGCGATGGAGCAGCATCAGGAAGACAATCGCCGTGACAGTCGGCCAGCCCACGAATATACCTTAGCGCAGTTTGGCTTAACGGAAGCGGGCTTGAAGGCGCAGTTTGCGGAGTATCGACAGCGTTTTGTCGTTTAG
- a CDS encoding AI-2E family transporter has protein sequence MLGIVRSWFDRLFAEEETVVLLLLIVAVLVMMLSLGNVLVPIVASIVLAFMMQGIIARLSRVGAPQWLAVAVAYTVFVSVFFGVLVVLLPLVWQQLINLFQELPTMLRKLQHVLLVLPERSELFTEQQIREWMAIATKELGSVGQYLLSFSIAQLPNLLGLMINIVLIPILVFFFLKDKATILSWLASFLPNHRPLLSAVWSEMNVQVANYVRGKAVEIVIVGVVSYICFEVIGLNYPALLALLVGLSVVIPYIGAAVVTLPVLLVGYIQWGWGGEFFTLFMVYSVIQGLDGNVLVPLLFSEAVNMHPVAIIVAVLVFGGLWGIWGVFFAIPLATLVKAIIYAWPRPVRQPSAAKAPVAD, from the coding sequence ATGCTGGGTATTGTTCGCTCGTGGTTTGATCGCTTGTTTGCGGAAGAGGAGACAGTAGTCCTGCTGCTGTTAATCGTCGCCGTACTCGTGATGATGTTAAGCCTTGGCAATGTGCTGGTGCCCATTGTGGCGAGCATTGTGTTGGCTTTTATGATGCAGGGCATTATTGCGCGCTTAAGTCGCGTTGGCGCGCCCCAGTGGTTGGCCGTCGCGGTGGCTTATACGGTTTTTGTCAGTGTTTTTTTTGGCGTGCTGGTCGTCTTGTTACCACTGGTTTGGCAGCAGCTGATTAATTTGTTTCAGGAATTGCCAACCATGCTTCGCAAGCTCCAGCACGTATTGCTGGTACTGCCGGAGCGCTCCGAGCTGTTTACCGAGCAACAAATTCGCGAGTGGATGGCAATCGCCACTAAAGAGCTGGGGTCGGTCGGTCAATATTTACTGAGCTTTTCAATTGCGCAGCTGCCCAATTTGCTGGGCTTGATGATTAATATCGTCTTAATTCCAATTTTGGTGTTTTTCTTTTTAAAGGATAAGGCGACGATTTTGAGCTGGTTGGCGAGTTTTCTGCCAAATCATCGGCCCTTGCTGAGCGCAGTTTGGTCGGAGATGAATGTGCAGGTCGCCAATTATGTGCGGGGCAAGGCGGTGGAAATCGTTATTGTTGGCGTGGTGTCTTATATCTGCTTTGAAGTAATAGGCCTTAATTACCCCGCTCTATTGGCATTGTTAGTGGGGCTGTCGGTGGTGATCCCCTATATTGGCGCGGCTGTTGTGACCTTGCCGGTGTTGCTGGTGGGTTATATTCAGTGGGGCTGGGGGGGCGAGTTTTTCACGCTCTTTATGGTCTACAGCGTAATTCAGGGTCTAGATGGTAATGTCTTGGTACCGTTGTTGTTTTCTGAAGCCGTTAATATGCACCCGGTCGCCATTATCGTGGCGGTATTAGTATTTGGCGGTTTGTGGGGTATTTGGGGCGTATTTTTCGCCATTCCCTTGGCGACCTTGGTTAAGGCGATTATTTATGCTTGGCCTCGACCTGTGCGCCAGCCCTCTGCCGCGAAAGCACCCGTTGCAGACTAA
- a CDS encoding M48 family metalloprotease, which translates to MFKRAFGISLIAFGSLVFADNSPRDNLPDLGDVTASRYSAQQEHDLGRMWLKMFRNSVKTVNDPLMQDYVEGLLYRLASHSELKDRRLETVIVDNATINAFAVPGGVIGVHNGIFLYTDNEAQLAGVLAHEIAHLSQRHFSRSMDNAKQSTIPTLAGLLAGVVLAATTGADAGIAAITATQAAALDSQLRFSRQHEQEADRLGMETLSKANMDPNGIPSMFVNMNANRRYARSKPPEFLLTHPLTDSRISDSANRARQYPRQVYTDNLNFQLMRMRAALQHSKNPEDLLKNWQDDSGVNGEARRYGAVIALIALNRWQEADEQLAALLKDDGSRIAYQLAKADILVGQKRYGDAIRLLQSQLAIVPNNNPYTVKLAEVLQLDNQFDEADKVLSLQSRQRPNDPNLWYQLAEVRGLAGNILGVHIARAEYFILQAQFERAKMQLRYAYELTVSNKIQQGRIKQRLRDIADMEEKLKNL; encoded by the coding sequence GTGTTTAAACGTGCCTTCGGTATCAGCCTTATTGCGTTCGGCAGCCTTGTATTTGCCGACAACAGTCCCCGCGACAACCTTCCTGATTTAGGCGATGTCACCGCCTCACGCTACTCAGCCCAACAAGAACACGACTTGGGCAGGATGTGGCTGAAAATGTTCCGTAATAGCGTAAAAACAGTTAACGATCCATTGATGCAAGACTATGTTGAGGGTCTGCTCTACCGTCTCGCCTCCCACAGCGAACTAAAAGACCGCCGCCTTGAGACGGTGATCGTCGACAACGCCACCATCAACGCCTTTGCTGTTCCCGGCGGAGTCATTGGCGTACACAATGGCATATTTCTTTATACCGACAACGAAGCGCAATTAGCTGGGGTACTCGCCCACGAAATTGCCCACCTCAGCCAGCGGCACTTTAGTCGCTCAATGGACAATGCCAAGCAAAGCACCATACCCACCCTAGCGGGTTTATTGGCCGGAGTGGTGCTAGCCGCAACCACAGGTGCCGATGCTGGTATTGCAGCGATAACCGCCACCCAAGCCGCCGCCCTAGACAGCCAACTGCGTTTTAGCCGCCAACACGAACAAGAAGCCGATCGCCTCGGCATGGAAACGCTGTCTAAAGCCAATATGGACCCGAATGGCATTCCCTCCATGTTCGTCAACATGAATGCCAATAGGCGCTACGCCCGCTCTAAACCACCAGAATTTCTGCTGACCCACCCACTCACCGACAGCCGGATTAGCGACAGCGCCAATCGCGCTCGCCAATACCCTAGGCAGGTCTATACCGACAATCTAAATTTCCAATTAATGCGAATGCGAGCGGCCCTACAGCACAGCAAGAACCCAGAAGACCTACTTAAAAATTGGCAAGATGACAGTGGCGTGAACGGGGAAGCGCGCCGCTACGGCGCGGTTATCGCCTTAATTGCACTCAATCGCTGGCAAGAAGCCGACGAGCAGCTCGCCGCCCTGCTCAAAGACGACGGCAGCCGCATCGCTTATCAATTGGCCAAAGCCGACATCCTCGTAGGCCAAAAGCGCTATGGCGACGCCATTCGTTTGTTGCAAAGCCAGCTGGCGATCGTCCCCAACAACAATCCCTACACGGTAAAATTGGCGGAAGTATTACAGCTCGACAACCAGTTTGATGAAGCCGACAAGGTGCTGAGCCTGCAATCCAGACAGCGACCAAACGACCCTAATCTGTGGTACCAATTGGCAGAAGTGCGCGGTTTGGCGGGCAATATTCTCGGTGTGCACATCGCCCGCGCCGAGTATTTTATTTTGCAGGCGCAATTTGAGCGGGCAAAAATGCAGCTACGCTATGCCTATGAATTAACGGTGAGCAATAAAATTCAACAAGGTCGCATCAAACAACGACTAAGAGATATTGCCGATATGGAAGAAAAACTGAAAAACCTCTGA
- the sat gene encoding sulfate adenylyltransferase — protein sequence MIKPHGAEELSPLFVYDTEKHHALNAEAETLPSLLVSSAAAANAVMLGAGYFTPLKGYMNLADSLAVAKDLCTTDGLFWPVPIVNLTKDAQGITAGQRIALRDPNVDGNPVLAIMDVDAVEVVSAEQIDFMAENIFGTLDDKHPGVQTFKAQGNTMLSGPIQVLNFSYFQADFPDTFRTAVEIRNEIAERGWEKVVAFQTRNPMHRAHEELCRMAMEDLGTDGILIHMLLGQLKPGDIPAHVRDASIRKMVEVYFPKNTVMITGYGFDMLYAGPREAVLHALFRQNCGCTHLIVGRDHAGVGDYYGGFDAQTIFDEKVPAGAMDIEIYRADHTAYSKKLDKVVMMRDAPDHSKEDFVLLSGTKVREMLGNGIAPPPEFSRPEVAKILMEYYQIEDAKA from the coding sequence ATGATCAAACCCCATGGCGCCGAAGAACTTAGCCCACTATTTGTATACGACACGGAGAAACACCACGCCCTGAATGCCGAAGCAGAAACGCTGCCGTCACTGCTGGTTAGCTCTGCCGCTGCGGCGAATGCCGTTATGCTGGGAGCGGGTTACTTCACTCCACTGAAAGGTTATATGAATCTTGCTGATTCTTTGGCTGTGGCGAAGGACTTGTGCACCACTGATGGTCTGTTCTGGCCCGTACCAATTGTGAACCTGACTAAAGATGCCCAAGGGATTACCGCAGGTCAGCGCATTGCCTTACGCGATCCGAACGTTGACGGCAATCCTGTGTTGGCGATTATGGATGTTGACGCGGTTGAAGTGGTTAGCGCTGAGCAAATCGACTTTATGGCCGAGAATATTTTTGGCACCCTAGATGATAAGCACCCCGGCGTGCAGACCTTTAAGGCCCAAGGCAACACCATGTTGTCTGGCCCGATTCAGGTGCTGAACTTCTCTTACTTCCAAGCTGATTTCCCCGATACTTTCCGCACTGCGGTAGAGATTCGCAATGAAATTGCTGAGCGTGGCTGGGAGAAGGTGGTTGCTTTCCAAACGCGCAACCCAATGCACCGGGCTCACGAAGAGCTGTGCCGCATGGCCATGGAAGATCTGGGCACTGACGGTATTCTGATTCACATGCTGCTAGGTCAACTGAAACCGGGTGATATTCCTGCGCATGTTCGCGACGCGTCTATCCGCAAAATGGTTGAAGTTTACTTCCCCAAAAACACCGTAATGATTACTGGTTACGGCTTTGACATGTTGTACGCTGGTCCGCGCGAAGCAGTGTTGCACGCCTTGTTCCGCCAGAACTGCGGCTGTACTCACCTGATTGTTGGTCGCGACCACGCTGGTGTGGGTGACTACTACGGTGGTTTTGACGCCCAGACTATTTTCGACGAGAAAGTACCTGCTGGCGCCATGGATATCGAAATTTACCGCGCTGACCATACTGCTTACTCTAAGAAATTAGATAAAGTTGTCATGATGCGCGACGCGCCAGATCACAGCAAAGAAGATTTTGTGTTACTGTCGGGCACCAAGGTGCGGGAAATGCTGGGCAATGGCATTGCGCCGCCACCGGAGTTTTCGCGTCCAGAAGTGGCTAAGATTTTGATGGAATACTATCAAATCGAAGACGCAAAAGCGTAA
- a CDS encoding LysR family transcriptional regulator translates to MKYTIRQLEIFLSVAKFQSVSKAAEQLCLSQSAASAGLQSLEKAYGVTLFDRQGNKIKLNPIGHTLRKEAETLFAHCQQFDDALTLHSDIGHLRVGASFTIGNHLVVRYLADYLNKYPEADVQLETANTPEVVAKVLNYEVDVGMIEREVQHRELELIPWKEDELVVFCSATHPLAKKRVLKDADIKAARWILREPDSGARHTFDRALAGLLPEIEIYREFKHNEAIKSAVESGLGIGCLSKVVLQNDFRNGDLVPLKLANRDMTRMFYFALPKQRHNKKAVEFWISLCSKLGE, encoded by the coding sequence ATGAAATACACCATCCGGCAATTAGAGATTTTTCTTAGCGTCGCTAAATTTCAAAGCGTCTCGAAAGCGGCCGAGCAGCTCTGCCTATCGCAATCGGCAGCCAGCGCCGGCTTACAAAGCTTAGAAAAAGCCTACGGCGTGACTCTCTTTGATCGCCAAGGCAATAAGATCAAGCTCAACCCCATTGGCCACACCTTGCGCAAAGAAGCCGAAACCCTGTTCGCCCACTGCCAGCAATTTGATGATGCCTTAACCTTGCATAGCGACATTGGCCATCTCCGCGTGGGCGCCAGCTTTACCATCGGCAATCATTTGGTGGTGCGCTATTTGGCAGATTACTTAAATAAATACCCAGAAGCCGACGTGCAGCTAGAGACGGCGAACACCCCGGAGGTAGTCGCCAAGGTACTGAATTACGAGGTTGACGTGGGCATGATCGAGCGCGAAGTTCAGCACCGCGAACTCGAACTCATTCCCTGGAAGGAGGACGAGCTGGTCGTGTTTTGCAGTGCCACTCATCCGCTGGCAAAGAAACGCGTACTCAAGGACGCCGACATTAAAGCCGCCCGCTGGATACTGCGCGAACCCGACTCTGGCGCCCGCCATACCTTTGACCGCGCCCTTGCCGGATTGCTACCCGAGATCGAAATTTACCGGGAATTCAAACACAACGAGGCCATCAAAAGCGCCGTTGAATCAGGCCTTGGTATCGGCTGTCTGTCGAAGGTGGTTTTGCAAAACGACTTCCGCAATGGCGATTTAGTGCCCTTAAAGCTCGCCAATCGCGACATGACCCGCATGTTTTATTTTGCCCTGCCCAAACAGCGGCACAACAAAAAAGCGGTGGAGTTCTGGATTTCGCTATGCAGTAAACTGGGCGAATAA
- a CDS encoding RNA recognition motif domain-containing protein, which produces MKLLIRNLNRTTTEAELLDLFEAYGAVQSLQLVRDEDANLSKGFGFVNMPKAGEAKVAMQNLNGKIIGGFKIRVKRAEDRVEETASDELDDTQAPDTDRND; this is translated from the coding sequence ATGAAATTACTTATTCGCAACCTCAACCGCACCACCACCGAAGCTGAGCTACTTGACCTGTTCGAAGCCTACGGCGCGGTACAATCGCTACAACTCGTCAGAGACGAAGACGCTAATCTGTCGAAGGGATTTGGTTTTGTTAATATGCCGAAAGCCGGTGAAGCCAAGGTGGCAATGCAAAACCTTAACGGGAAAATTATTGGCGGCTTTAAAATCCGCGTAAAAAGGGCTGAAGACCGTGTTGAAGAAACTGCGAGCGATGAGCTTGACGATACGCAAGCGCCTGACACCGACCGCAATGACTGA